Within the Mumia flava genome, the region GGCGCCGCAGACGCCGTGCTCGCAGCCGACGTGGGTCCCGGTCAGCCCGAGGTCGGCCCGCAGCGCGTCGGACAGCAGCCGCCGCGCGGGGACGTCGATCTCGTAGTGGCCACCGTTGACGCGCAGCGCGACGCGGTGGGTCTGCTCGGTCACCGGGCTCATCGGACTTCCTCCGTACGGACGCTGGCGTGGGCGCGGGCCACGACCCGCCGGGTCAGGATCCCGGCGAGGTGGCGGCGGTAGTCCGCGCTGGCATGGATGTCGGTCTCGGGGTCGACTGCGCCGGTGGCGATCTCGCCGGCGGCCGCGAGGTTGGCGTCGCTCGCCGTGCCGTCGGCGAAGGCCTCGGACAGGTCGACGACCAGAGGCGTGAGCGACACCGACAGGTACGCGGCGCGGACCGACTCGATCGCGCCCGAGTCGCCGACGGAGACCACCGACGCGACGCCGCACAGGGCGTAGTCGCCGTGCCGACGGGCGACCTCGTCGATCGCGGTGCCCGAGCGGGCGGGCAGCGCCGGCACCTGGAGCTCGAGCGCGAGCTCGTCGTGGCGCAGGGTCGACTCCAGCGGACCGATGAACAGGTCCTCGGCGTCGATGGTGCGCCGCCCCTCGCTCGACGCGACCAGGAGCCGAGCGCCGAGGAGCGTGGCCACGGCCGGCATCTCGGCCGCGGCGTCGGCGTGGACCAGCGACCCGACCGTCGTCCCGCGGTTGCGGATCGTCGGATGGGCCACCAGTCCCAGCGCCTGGCGCAGCAAGGGCTGGACCCGCCACGCGGAGTCGTCGGACTCGACATCCGCGTGACGGGCCAGCGCCCCGATGCGGACTCCGTCCTCGTCGCTGCGCACGTACGCCAGCTCGTCGAGGCCGTTGATGTCGACCAGCGCGCTGGGGTGCGCCAGTCTCATCGACAGCAGCGGCACGAGGCTCTGGCCGCCGGCCAGGACCTTCGCGTCCGGGTCGGCCGCGAGCGCACTCAGGGCCTCCTCGAGGGTCGTCGGGCGCAGGTAGGAGAACGGAGCGGGTTTCACAGTGCCTTCGTCACCTCTTCTGAACCCTCGTCGGTGCCTTCGTGCTTGCGCCACGCGACCAGGTGGTAGTACGCGATCACGAGGATCGAGCCGAGCGCGATCCCGCCGAGCTCGAAGTCGTCGGTGAACGACAGGCTCACACCGCCGACACCGACGATGATGCCTGCCGCGAGCCCGACGATGTTGACCGGATCACCGAAGTCGACGCGGTTCTCGACCCAGATCTTCGCGCCGACCAGGCCGATCATGCCGTACAGCACGACGGTGATGCCGCCGAGGACGCCGCCGGGGATCGCGTTGACGATCGCACCGAACTTCGGGCACAGGCCGAGCAGGATCGCGACCAGCGCCGCGACGTAGTACGCCGCGGTCGAGTAGATCCGGGTCGCGGACATGACGCCGATGTTCTCGGCGTACGTCGTGGTCGGCGAGCCGCCGAACGCGCTCGCGAACGCCGTCGCGACACCGTCGGCCCCGATCGCGCGTCCCATGTACGGGTCGAGGTCGTCGCCGGTCATCTCGGCCACGGCCTTGACGTGGCCGGTGTTCTCTGCGATCAGTGCGATCACGCCCGGCAGGACGAGCAGGATGAAGGTGAACGAGAAGCTCGGGGCGTGCACCGCCGAGACGCCGTCGGCGAGCGTGCCCGACGGGAAGCCGAACCAGGACGCGTCACCGACCGCGCTCCAGTCCACGCGATCGTGCGGAACGGCCTCGCCGCCGGATACCGGCGTCACCGAGGTGATCTGACCGAACATGATGTCGGACAGCCAGGAGATCACGTAGCCGAAGATCAGCGCGAGGAAGACCGCGATGCGGCCCCAGAAGCCGGGGAGCAGCACGGCCGCCATCACCATGAAGGTCGCGGTGAGCAGCGCGATCCACTGGTCCTGCGGCCAGTAGACCCCGGCGACCACCGGAGCGAGGTTGAAGCCGATCAGCATGACGACCGCACCCGTCACCGCCGGTGGCAGCAGCTTGTGCAGGAAGCCGGTCCCGGCGAAGTGGACCGCGGCACCGATCGCCGCGAGCACCAGACCGGCGACGAGGATGGCACCGGTGACGTCGGCGGAGTCGCCGCCCTGGCCCCGGATCGCGGCGACCGCCGCGACGAACGAGGCCGACGTCCCGAGGTAGCTGGGCACCATGTTGTTGGTGATCAGCAGGAACATGATCGTGCAGACGCCCGAGAACAGGATCGCCAGGTTGGGGTCGAGCCCCATGACGACCGGGAACACGAACGTCGCACCGAACATCGCGACGACGTGCTGGGCGCCGAGGCCGGCCGTGCGGCCCCAGCTCAGTCTCTGACGGGGTCCTACGGCTTTGCCGGGCGGTGGTGTCTTCCCGTCGTACACCACGTCCCACTTGAACAACGACATCAGGTCTCCTCCACACGTGTGGTGCCGCCGGGGGTCACGGACAGCACACCCGATCCAATGCCGCGACACTAGTGCTGGGCGACGACGCGCAGCATGGTGCAGAAGTGCCAACCATCCGTGGTGATGGCTGTCACGTTCTGCTCTGCGTGTTCATCGGACAGAAATACCCGCCGACTCTGCGTTTGCGCTGGTGGGGACGCCGGTCACTCGTTCATGGACAGGATCTGGAGCGCCACCGCCACGTCGAGACGCACCTGCGGGTCGCTGCTGAACGGGCCGAGCATCCCCTCGAGCTTCCCGACGCGGTAGCGCATCGTGTTGTAGTGGAAGTGCTGGAGCCGCGCGGCCTCGGCGACGTTGAGGTTCACGTCGAGCAGGACCTGGAGGGTGGAGCGCAGGTCGGCGGCCTGCTCGGTGTCCTCGGCGAGGGCACCCAGAACCTCCGCCACGAACGCGTCCAGCTCACGCGGATCCGTCACCTGCGACAGCAGCCGTCGCACGCCGAGCCGCTCGAAGTACGTCGTCGAGCCCGTCCCCTTCATCCGGCGCCCGACCTCCACCGCCTTGCGCGCGTGCCCGTACGCCTCGGGGAGGTCGGCCACGTCGCGCACGACCCGGCTGATCCCGGCCGAGAACGGGCGGCGTCCTCCCCCGGAGTCCCCCCGCACGGCCGCGAGCGTGCCCT harbors:
- a CDS encoding FAD binding domain-containing protein: MKPAPFSYLRPTTLEEALSALAADPDAKVLAGGQSLVPLLSMRLAHPSALVDINGLDELAYVRSDEDGVRIGALARHADVESDDSAWRVQPLLRQALGLVAHPTIRNRGTTVGSLVHADAAAEMPAVATLLGARLLVASSEGRRTIDAEDLFIGPLESTLRHDELALELQVPALPARSGTAIDEVARRHGDYALCGVASVVSVGDSGAIESVRAAYLSVSLTPLVVDLSEAFADGTASDANLAAAGEIATGAVDPETDIHASADYRRHLAGILTRRVVARAHASVRTEEVR
- a CDS encoding uracil-xanthine permease family protein — translated: MSLFKWDVVYDGKTPPPGKAVGPRQRLSWGRTAGLGAQHVVAMFGATFVFPVVMGLDPNLAILFSGVCTIMFLLITNNMVPSYLGTSASFVAAVAAIRGQGGDSADVTGAILVAGLVLAAIGAAVHFAGTGFLHKLLPPAVTGAVVMLIGFNLAPVVAGVYWPQDQWIALLTATFMVMAAVLLPGFWGRIAVFLALIFGYVISWLSDIMFGQITSVTPVSGGEAVPHDRVDWSAVGDASWFGFPSGTLADGVSAVHAPSFSFTFILLVLPGVIALIAENTGHVKAVAEMTGDDLDPYMGRAIGADGVATAFASAFGGSPTTTYAENIGVMSATRIYSTAAYYVAALVAILLGLCPKFGAIVNAIPGGVLGGITVVLYGMIGLVGAKIWVENRVDFGDPVNIVGLAAGIIVGVGGVSLSFTDDFELGGIALGSILVIAYYHLVAWRKHEGTDEGSEEVTKAL